In Cyanobium sp. AMD-g, one genomic interval encodes:
- a CDS encoding protein phosphatase 2C domain-containing protein, with translation MNRWAAPIAASRAGAAHLRAGRPCQDAVLCRELRDTDGQPVMLMAVADGHGGRRYRRSEVGSRLACETALAVVADALAAAPPGDGEGAWSRWLAHGLPEAVQCRWLEAVQAHWQSDPGEGDFEPLLYGSTLGLVVMTTCWWGHTGLGDWDLVRVEADGRARLLQEENEPTALGEATCSLCQPQAASLFARRAALHPLAPDPRDFALVLCTDGIRKSCATDSDFLTLAAWLAGSGAEAAGILPEALDRISREGSGDDVTVAIGRAGAPGEPPAPLPAPAVTPSPAQAAQASLPRPRPQRRRPAIGRAVAIGLALAAAGAGWLALVWPRSQVSPQAAPTSPGLRAALAEVERLCGQPASLPLELRRRRDLFVALRQGRQDPARLKAAAATDPLAALIAADLPAAGPTAAKPAAAKPPAANPRRNLQALGACPALLEALSRQWALSPATTP, from the coding sequence GTGAACCGCTGGGCGGCGCCGATCGCTGCCAGCCGGGCCGGGGCCGCCCACCTCAGGGCCGGCCGCCCCTGCCAGGACGCCGTGCTCTGCCGCGAGCTGCGCGACACCGATGGCCAGCCCGTGATGCTGATGGCGGTGGCCGATGGCCACGGGGGGCGCCGCTACCGCCGCAGCGAGGTGGGCAGCCGCCTGGCCTGCGAGACGGCCCTGGCCGTGGTGGCTGACGCCCTGGCCGCCGCGCCCCCGGGGGACGGGGAGGGGGCCTGGAGTCGCTGGCTGGCCCATGGCCTGCCCGAGGCGGTCCAGTGCCGCTGGCTGGAGGCTGTGCAGGCCCACTGGCAGAGCGACCCCGGCGAGGGCGACTTCGAGCCCCTGCTCTACGGCAGCACCCTGGGCCTGGTGGTGATGACGACCTGCTGGTGGGGCCATACGGGCCTGGGCGACTGGGACCTGGTGCGGGTGGAGGCGGACGGGCGTGCCCGGCTGCTGCAGGAGGAGAACGAACCCACGGCCCTCGGCGAAGCCACCTGCAGCCTCTGTCAGCCCCAGGCGGCGTCCCTGTTCGCCCGCCGGGCGGCCCTGCATCCCCTGGCGCCGGACCCGCGCGATTTCGCCCTGGTGCTCTGCACTGACGGCATCCGCAAGTCCTGCGCCACCGACAGCGATTTCCTCACCCTGGCGGCCTGGTTGGCCGGCAGCGGCGCCGAGGCGGCCGGCATCCTGCCGGAGGCGCTGGATCGGATCAGCCGCGAGGGCAGCGGCGACGACGTGACCGTGGCCATCGGGCGCGCCGGAGCGCCTGGCGAGCCGCCGGCGCCGCTGCCCGCCCCGGCGGTGACGCCATCCCCTGCCCAGGCCGCCCAGGCGTCCCTTCCCCGCCCCCGTCCCCAGCGGCGGCGCCCGGCGATCGGCCGGGCCGTGGCCATCGGCCTGGCCCTGGCCGCCGCCGGTGCGGGCTGGCTGGCCCTGGTCTGGCCCCGAAGCCAGGTCTCGCCGCAGGCGGCGCCCACCTCCCCCGGGCTGCGGGCCGCCCTGGCCGAGGTGGAGCGCCTCTGCGGCCAGCCGGCCAGCCTTCCGCTGGAGTTGCGCCGCCGCCGCGACCTGTTCGTCGCCCTGCGCCAGGGCCGGCAGGATCCGGCCCGATTGAAAGCCGCGGCGGCCACGGATCCCCTGGCCGCCCTGATCGCGGCGGATCTGCCCGCTGCCGGTCCAACGGCGGCAAAGCCTGCTGCGGCCAAACCGCCAGCGGCAAATCCCCGCCGCAACCTGCAGGCCCTCGGCGCCTGCCCGGCCCTGCTGGAGGCCCTCAGCCGGCAGTGGGCCCTGTCCCCAGCCACCACCCCCTGA
- a CDS encoding FHA domain-containing protein, whose translation MSVHPRLLLRDDPGRSVPLDPRTPLSIGRDPASGLCLSQAQGVSRHHALVRVSRTRAGQWLLCDLGSANGTYLEGARLRDCRPLSDGDEIRLGLQGPVLQFRASGSPPPAASGALGRPAPPPVPKAVAGQLDFAGRSLPLDRIRSAYVRSRRRHPQAFSWWLLLCLGGLLLLPFPWLFWPLQLGALAGWILLGSRWEHLLEVTLQDGLAYRHRFDSLETALAHRNGIRKAMGPAPASGRRP comes from the coding sequence ATGAGCGTCCACCCCCGGCTGCTGCTGCGGGACGATCCCGGCCGCAGCGTGCCGCTGGATCCCCGCACGCCCCTCTCGATCGGCCGCGATCCGGCCAGCGGCCTCTGCCTGAGCCAGGCCCAGGGCGTCTCCCGCCACCACGCCCTGGTGCGGGTGTCGCGAACGCGGGCGGGCCAGTGGTTGCTCTGTGACCTGGGCAGCGCCAACGGCACCTACCTGGAGGGCGCCCGGCTGCGGGACTGCCGGCCCCTCTCGGACGGCGATGAGATCCGGCTGGGCCTGCAGGGGCCGGTGTTGCAGTTCCGTGCCAGCGGCAGTCCACCCCCCGCCGCCAGCGGGGCGTTGGGGCGACCGGCGCCGCCGCCTGTGCCGAAGGCGGTGGCCGGGCAGCTGGATTTCGCCGGCCGCTCCCTGCCCCTCGATCGGATCCGCTCGGCCTACGTGCGCAGCCGCCGGCGCCATCCCCAGGCCTTCAGCTGGTGGCTGCTGCTCTGCCTGGGCGGCCTGCTGCTGCTTCCCTTCCCGTGGCTGTTCTGGCCCCTGCAGCTGGGGGCGCTGGCGGGCTGGATCCTGCTGGGCTCCCGCTGGGAGCATCTGCTGGAGGTGACACTGCAGGACGGCCTGGCCTACCGGCACCGCTTCGACAGCCTGGAGACGGCCCTGGCCCACCGCAACGGCATCCGCAAGGCGATGGGTCCGGCCCCGGCGTCGGGGAGACGGCCATGA
- a CDS encoding tellurium resistance protein, with amino-acid sequence MPFPDVKLANRPLHFLYLCDCSGSMAASGKMQALNQAIRQSLPGMAAVARDNPEARVLVRAVRFADHAAWHIETPTPVDQLEWRDLQAGGITAMGEALKLVAAALQTPPMEVRALPPVLVLISDGQPTDDFAAGLEALLRVPWAQKAVRLAIALGHDADLEVLQRFIGIEPATEGRSPRRPLQASNATSLAQYIQWASTAVVGAASMPASRVGETPLEPAAGNIPLPDLPPTVLDPTDDVGPLVW; translated from the coding sequence ATGCCGTTTCCCGACGTCAAGCTGGCCAACCGGCCGCTCCATTTCCTCTACCTCTGCGACTGCTCCGGCTCCATGGCCGCCTCGGGCAAGATGCAGGCCCTCAACCAGGCCATCCGCCAGTCGCTGCCGGGCATGGCGGCGGTGGCCCGGGACAACCCGGAGGCACGGGTGCTGGTGCGGGCCGTGCGCTTCGCCGACCATGCCGCCTGGCACATCGAGACCCCCACGCCGGTGGATCAGCTGGAGTGGCGCGATCTCCAGGCCGGTGGCATCACGGCCATGGGGGAGGCCCTGAAGCTGGTGGCGGCGGCCCTGCAGACCCCGCCGATGGAGGTGCGCGCCCTGCCGCCGGTGCTGGTGCTGATCTCCGACGGCCAGCCCACCGATGATTTCGCCGCCGGCCTGGAGGCTTTGCTGCGGGTGCCCTGGGCCCAGAAGGCGGTGCGTCTGGCCATCGCCCTGGGCCACGACGCCGACCTGGAGGTCCTGCAGCGGTTCATCGGCATTGAGCCGGCCACGGAGGGCCGCTCGCCCCGCCGCCCCCTGCAGGCCAGCAATGCCACGTCCCTGGCCCAGTACATCCAGTGGGCCTCCACGGCGGTGGTGGGCGCCGCCTCGATGCCGGCCAGCCGGGTGGGCGAGACGCCCCTGGAGCCTGCGGCGGGCAACATCCCCCTGCCGGATCTGCCCCCCACCGTGCTGGATCCCACCGACGACGTCGGTCCCCTGGTGTGGTGA
- a CDS encoding rhomboid family intramembrane serine protease: MGKGRELGLQLRQWVATGSVSLDNPQALANRLIDALGAEESLRGPVRDLATQPLLLRVLQRQGGPQRSAVTALSQHLAGIYAPRVLAELLDLLEACSGVAASQPAGDSQASDLAPVSSGRLPWLQSLRPLGPGLALAAASAPVLFWAGGELDRWFFDPWRWGSGAVLVVALALLQVLALGPLRGLRRRWPLSLEASGDPRRAWCWITAPWIHSASREALLNLVMLAIVLGGSTLPLASLLLRYTLTALATTAPAVLIARRARVLRQWDGASGPIAALIALASALSLLHWKAHPFVVGPVEIPAWVLLVIFGAVQLGWQLPRRDPQDSSSPKARLWSSPWWWGTVLGTAWALVTRAQELARGLGWLG; the protein is encoded by the coding sequence ATGGGCAAAGGTCGGGAACTCGGTCTGCAACTGCGCCAGTGGGTCGCCACCGGCTCCGTCAGCCTGGACAACCCCCAGGCCCTGGCCAACCGGCTGATCGACGCCCTCGGGGCGGAGGAGAGCCTGCGCGGACCCGTGCGCGATCTCGCCACCCAGCCCCTGCTGCTGCGGGTGCTGCAACGGCAGGGTGGCCCCCAGCGCAGTGCCGTCACGGCCCTCAGCCAGCATCTGGCTGGGATCTACGCGCCGAGGGTGCTGGCCGAGCTGCTCGACCTGCTGGAGGCCTGCTCCGGGGTGGCCGCCTCGCAGCCCGCCGGTGATTCCCAAGCCAGCGATCTTGCCCCTGTCAGCTCCGGGCGCCTGCCCTGGCTGCAGAGCCTGCGGCCCCTCGGTCCCGGGCTGGCGCTTGCCGCCGCCTCGGCGCCGGTGCTGTTCTGGGCAGGTGGAGAACTCGACCGGTGGTTCTTTGATCCCTGGCGCTGGGGCAGCGGCGCGGTGCTGGTGGTGGCTCTGGCCCTGTTGCAGGTCCTGGCCCTCGGCCCGCTGCGGGGCCTGCGCCGCCGCTGGCCCCTGAGCCTCGAGGCCAGCGGTGACCCGCGCCGCGCCTGGTGCTGGATCACTGCGCCCTGGATCCATTCCGCCAGCCGCGAGGCCCTGCTCAACCTGGTGATGCTGGCGATCGTGCTGGGGGGCTCAACGCTGCCCCTGGCCTCCCTGCTGTTGCGTTACACCCTCACCGCCCTGGCCACGACGGCACCGGCGGTGCTGATTGCCCGCCGGGCCCGGGTGCTGCGTCAGTGGGACGGGGCCTCCGGGCCGATCGCCGCGCTGATTGCCCTGGCTTCGGCCCTCAGCCTCCTGCACTGGAAGGCCCATCCCTTTGTGGTGGGTCCGGTGGAGATCCCCGCCTGGGTGCTGCTGGTGATCTTTGGCGCCGTCCAGCTGGGCTGGCAACTGCCGCGCCGCGATCCCCAGGACAGCAGCAGCCCCAAGGCCCGGCTCTGGAGCAGCCCCTGGTGGTGGGGCACCGTGCTGGGAACGGCCTGGGCCCTGGTCACCCGCGCCCAGGAGCTGGCCCGGGGCCTGGGCTGGCTGGGCTGA
- a CDS encoding protein kinase domain-containing protein codes for MSWILPEGASLDFEGLAAPLQIIRGLGGGTQGQVYEVEMEGERLALKWYLPACIARDGGLERRLIASIRATAPNEDFLWPIALLRASPESRPLIRIRQESFGYLMALRPPAYVGACEHAAGRLAIGLRQVLRACFGLADAFHALHLAGLCYKDVSLGNLFLEPGSGGILICDNDNVAVDGADHGAVLGTPGFMAPEVLLGQARPGADSDLFSLAALLFRLLTRHDPLKGQMELAIRCLDEPARRRLCGEDPVFIFDPVDDRNRPDPIEHAAALITWPIYPRPLQALFEQTFCRGMKQPSRRALTGQWKQELARTLDRRALCPACGQENFQASGGPALCWSCGAPLPEPITLALPRGSVLAAPDNELHPHHFDALAGEDLRRPLARVVAHPQDPRRLGLCNLSAAAWSGEAADGRSWPVGPGESCSLAALTRIHTPAGPIAVQRPIPPAPAA; via the coding sequence ATGAGCTGGATCCTGCCGGAGGGCGCCAGCCTGGACTTCGAGGGTCTGGCGGCCCCGCTCCAGATCATCCGGGGCCTCGGGGGCGGCACCCAGGGCCAGGTGTATGAGGTGGAAATGGAGGGGGAGCGGCTGGCCCTGAAGTGGTATCTGCCGGCCTGCATCGCCCGTGACGGCGGCCTGGAGCGGCGCCTGATCGCCAGCATCCGGGCCACTGCCCCGAATGAGGATTTCCTCTGGCCGATCGCCCTGCTGCGGGCCAGCCCAGAGAGCCGCCCCCTGATCCGCATCCGCCAGGAGAGCTTCGGCTACCTGATGGCCCTGCGGCCGCCCGCCTACGTGGGGGCCTGCGAGCATGCCGCCGGCCGGCTGGCGATCGGCCTGCGCCAGGTGCTGCGCGCCTGCTTCGGCCTCGCCGATGCCTTCCATGCCCTGCACCTGGCGGGCCTCTGTTACAAGGATGTCTCCCTGGGCAACCTGTTCCTGGAGCCCGGCAGCGGCGGCATCCTCATCTGCGACAACGACAACGTCGCGGTGGATGGCGCCGACCACGGCGCGGTGCTGGGCACCCCGGGCTTCATGGCCCCGGAGGTGCTGCTGGGCCAGGCCCGGCCCGGCGCCGACAGCGACCTGTTTTCCCTGGCGGCGCTGCTGTTCCGGCTGCTCACGCGCCACGATCCGCTCAAGGGCCAGATGGAGCTGGCGATCCGCTGCCTTGACGAGCCGGCCCGCCGCCGTCTTTGCGGCGAGGATCCGGTGTTCATCTTCGATCCGGTCGACGACCGCAACCGGCCCGACCCGATCGAGCATGCGGCCGCCCTGATCACCTGGCCCATCTACCCCCGCCCCCTCCAGGCGCTGTTCGAGCAGACCTTCTGCCGCGGCATGAAGCAGCCCTCCCGCCGCGCCCTCACGGGCCAGTGGAAGCAGGAGCTGGCCCGCACCCTCGACCGCCGTGCCCTCTGCCCCGCCTGCGGCCAGGAAAACTTCCAGGCCAGCGGCGGCCCGGCGCTGTGCTGGAGCTGCGGCGCCCCCCTGCCGGAGCCGATCACCCTGGCCCTGCCCCGGGGCTCGGTGCTGGCCGCCCCGGACAACGAGCTGCACCCCCACCACTTCGATGCCCTGGCCGGGGAGGATCTGCGCCGGCCGCTGGCCCGGGTGGTGGCCCACCCCCAGGACCCCCGTCGCCTGGGGTTATGCAATCTCTCGGCCGCCGCCTGGAGCGGCGAGGCCGCCGATGGCCGCAGTTGGCCGGTGGGGCCTGGCGAGAGCTGTAGCCTCGCCGCACTCACCCGGATCCACACCCCGGCGGGTCCGATCGCCGTGCAGCGCCCCATCCCTCCAGCCCCCGCCGCCTGA
- a CDS encoding transaldolase family protein, with protein MALRLLLDSADPLEWERWLPSGLFQGVTTNPTLLRRAGQPCNLDHLGWLAQHAAALGCRELHLQTWGADGEQQLAIGRALAALDPERVLVKVPITRGGAEVARQLIAAGVPVTFTACYEVAQVLVAAALGADGIAAYLGRIGDLGRDGHGELIAMQRALDGVGSSTRLLVASLRQPGDLARLAAAGLAHHTISPAIAEALFASPDTAAAAEQFERDSLGG; from the coding sequence ATGGCCCTGCGTCTGCTGCTCGATAGCGCCGATCCCCTGGAGTGGGAGCGCTGGCTGCCCAGCGGCCTCTTCCAGGGCGTCACCACCAACCCGACCCTGCTGCGGCGGGCCGGCCAGCCCTGCAATCTCGACCACCTGGGGTGGCTGGCTCAGCACGCTGCGGCCCTGGGGTGCCGCGAGCTGCATCTGCAGACCTGGGGCGCGGATGGCGAGCAGCAGCTGGCCATCGGCCGGGCCCTGGCGGCCCTCGATCCCGAGCGGGTACTGGTGAAAGTACCGATCACCCGGGGAGGGGCCGAGGTGGCGCGGCAGCTGATCGCCGCAGGGGTGCCCGTCACGTTCACCGCCTGCTACGAGGTGGCCCAGGTGTTGGTGGCCGCTGCCCTTGGCGCCGACGGCATCGCCGCCTACCTGGGCCGCATCGGCGATCTCGGCCGCGACGGCCACGGCGAGCTGATCGCCATGCAGCGCGCTCTGGACGGAGTGGGCTCCAGCACCCGTCTGCTGGTGGCCAGCCTGCGGCAGCCGGGGGATCTGGCCCGCCTGGCCGCTGCCGGTCTGGCCCACCACACGATCAGTCCGGCCATTGCCGAAGCCCTGTTCGCCAGCCCGGACACCGCCGCGGCCGCAGAACAGTTCGAAAGGGATTCCCTGGGCGGCTGA
- the atpD gene encoding F0F1 ATP synthase subunit beta: MAAAAPAVPGTKGTVRQVIGPVLDVEFPAGKLPRIFNALRIEGTNSAGQQVAITAEVQQLLGDHRVRAVAMSSTDGLVRGMGALDTGAPISVPVGEATLGRIFNVLGEPVDEQGPVSTSMTAPIHRQAPKLTELETKPRVFETGIKVIDLLAPYRQGGKVGLFGGAGVGKTVLIQELINNIAKEHGGVSVFGGVGERTREGNDLYEEFKESGVINAGDLSKSKVALCYGQMNEPPGARMRVGLSALTMAEHFRDVNKQDVLLFIDNIFRFVQAGSEVSALLGRMPSAVGYQPTLGTDVGELQERITSTLEGSITSIQAVYVPADDLTDPAPATTFAHLDATTVLSRGLASKGIYPAVDPLDSTSTMLQPAVVGDEHYRTARAVQSTLQRYKELQDIIAILGLDELSEDDRRTVDRARKIEKFLSQPFFVAEIFTGQSGEYVKLDDTIKGFNMILAGELDDLPEAAFYLVGNIDQVRAKAAKILAAAKS, encoded by the coding sequence ATGGCTGCTGCCGCTCCCGCCGTCCCTGGTACCAAAGGCACCGTGCGCCAGGTGATCGGCCCCGTCCTCGACGTGGAATTCCCTGCCGGCAAGCTGCCCAGAATCTTCAACGCCCTTCGCATCGAAGGCACCAATTCCGCCGGCCAACAGGTGGCCATCACCGCTGAAGTGCAGCAGCTGCTGGGCGACCACCGGGTCCGCGCCGTGGCCATGAGCAGCACCGACGGCCTGGTGCGCGGCATGGGCGCCCTCGACACCGGCGCCCCCATCTCCGTTCCCGTTGGTGAGGCCACCCTCGGCCGCATCTTCAACGTGCTCGGCGAGCCCGTTGACGAGCAGGGCCCGGTCTCCACGTCGATGACCGCCCCGATCCACCGTCAGGCCCCCAAGCTCACCGAACTTGAGACCAAGCCCCGCGTCTTCGAGACCGGCATCAAGGTTATCGACCTGCTGGCCCCCTACCGCCAGGGCGGCAAGGTGGGTCTGTTCGGTGGTGCCGGCGTCGGCAAGACCGTGCTGATCCAGGAGCTGATCAACAACATCGCCAAGGAGCACGGCGGCGTCTCGGTGTTCGGTGGCGTGGGTGAACGCACCCGCGAGGGCAACGACCTCTACGAGGAGTTCAAGGAGTCGGGCGTGATCAACGCCGGTGACCTCTCCAAGTCGAAGGTGGCCCTCTGCTACGGGCAGATGAACGAGCCCCCGGGTGCCCGCATGCGCGTGGGCCTGTCGGCGCTCACCATGGCCGAGCACTTCCGCGACGTGAACAAGCAGGACGTACTGCTGTTCATCGACAACATCTTCCGCTTCGTGCAGGCCGGCTCCGAAGTGAGCGCCCTGCTGGGCCGCATGCCGTCGGCCGTGGGCTACCAGCCCACCCTCGGCACCGACGTGGGTGAACTGCAGGAGCGCATCACCTCCACGCTGGAAGGCTCGATCACCTCGATCCAGGCTGTTTACGTCCCCGCTGACGACCTCACCGACCCGGCACCCGCCACCACCTTCGCCCACCTCGATGCCACCACCGTGCTCAGCCGCGGTCTGGCCTCCAAGGGCATCTATCCGGCGGTGGATCCCCTGGATTCCACCAGCACCATGCTTCAGCCCGCCGTGGTGGGTGATGAGCACTACCGCACCGCCCGTGCCGTGCAGTCCACCCTGCAGCGCTACAAGGAACTCCAGGACATCATCGCGATCCTGGGTCTGGACGAGCTCTCCGAGGACGACCGCCGCACGGTGGACCGGGCCCGCAAGATCGAGAAGTTCCTCTCCCAGCCGTTCTTCGTGGCCGAGATCTTCACCGGTCAGTCCGGCGAATACGTGAAGCTCGACGACACCATCAAGGGCTTCAACATGATCCTGGCCGGTGAACTCGACGACCTGCCCGAAGCCGCCTTCTATCTGGTCGGCAACATCGATCAGGTGAGGGCCAAGGCCGCCAAGATCCTCGCCGCAGCCAAGTCCTGA
- the groES gene encoding co-chaperone GroES, producing the protein MAAVSLSVSTVKPLGDRVFIKVSESEEKTAGGILLPDTAKEKPQVGEVVQIGPGKRNDDGSRQAPEVGVGDKVLYSKYAGTDIKLGTDEYVLLSEKDILAVVN; encoded by the coding sequence ATGGCTGCCGTTTCTCTCAGCGTCTCCACGGTCAAACCCCTCGGAGATCGCGTCTTCATCAAGGTGTCCGAATCGGAGGAGAAAACCGCCGGTGGCATCCTTCTGCCCGACACCGCCAAGGAAAAGCCCCAGGTGGGTGAAGTGGTCCAGATCGGTCCTGGCAAGCGCAACGACGACGGTTCCCGTCAGGCCCCTGAAGTGGGCGTCGGCGACAAGGTGCTCTACAGCAAGTACGCCGGCACGGACATCAAGCTCGGCACTGACGAGTACGTGCTCCTGTCCGAGAAGGACATCCTGGCCGTCGTCAACTGA
- a CDS encoding transglycosylase domain-containing protein, whose translation MVGTTEQASPGDITAPGTAPHTAPEPAAGWRSLWQALRRTAADGGRRRAVTTALMDLKHHGAWLELWIGGQCRRRVALEGGRYRIGRDPLCELQADATGVSRVHAIVEQERPGDRDYVGEDFSSANGLFHRDRRIRAIHLRDGDRLQLGSPLKGEAPTLVYRHPRSPLGQLVHWGAIGALVGSGVALGGLLLATTVAGGSSIRSVSGPVKVFSTDGRQIDAAEGSSTALPTLADYPLHLRQALIASEDSRFGWNSGIDLFGTLRSLVQGTGGGSGLAQQVARMVYPAVGTDVSVARKLRELWVAWQLEAGFSKNRILKMYLDRAYLGLGAEGFEQAAQLYFRKSASALDVAESAFLVGLLPSPNSYSPCNRENPTWGRERRDLVLGRMHAEGYLSDQALIDARRRPLNIDPSACGASTYSSYPFFSDYVIGELEGRRFALDLSSAEARGNYAVISSIDPRLQAIAQKQLKAFLEGPGGRAGLTQGAMISIDYATGAILAYVGGGDYSRSSFDRVQALRQPGSTFKLFAFLAALEAGAKPGDAVSCAPLAYVAGCRGGGGSTSVAAGFASSENVVALRLAQQAGLGKVVAKARQLGISTPMEESFSMVLGGKETYLYELAGAYAVVANGGRSVPLHGVKRIYDLGICGSVRSLDDCPPSGVTTPVGELPRQLIEPAVAAEMDALLRQVVSGGTGRAAGVVTDARGKTGTTDNGVDVLFVGYSPSSRILTGIWMGNDDNRPAQAASGALVAQLWGQYMRALAS comes from the coding sequence ATGGTGGGGACGACGGAGCAGGCGTCGCCTGGCGACATCACCGCCCCTGGCACCGCACCCCACACCGCACCCGAACCCGCCGCGGGTTGGCGGAGCCTCTGGCAGGCCCTTCGCCGCACCGCTGCGGATGGGGGCCGTCGCCGGGCCGTGACCACGGCCCTGATGGACCTGAAGCACCACGGCGCCTGGCTGGAACTCTGGATCGGCGGTCAGTGCCGCCGGCGTGTGGCCCTGGAGGGTGGCCGTTACCGCATCGGCCGGGATCCCCTCTGCGAACTGCAGGCCGACGCCACCGGCGTCAGCCGGGTGCACGCGATCGTGGAGCAGGAGCGCCCCGGCGACCGCGACTATGTCGGTGAGGATTTCAGCTCCGCCAACGGTCTGTTTCACCGCGACCGCCGCATCCGCGCCATCCACCTGCGGGACGGGGACAGGCTGCAGCTCGGCTCGCCGCTGAAGGGGGAGGCGCCCACCCTGGTGTACCGCCACCCCCGCAGCCCCCTGGGGCAGTTGGTGCACTGGGGCGCCATCGGTGCCCTGGTGGGCTCGGGCGTCGCCCTCGGGGGCCTGCTGCTGGCCACCACCGTCGCGGGCGGTTCCTCGATCCGCTCTGTGAGCGGGCCGGTGAAGGTGTTCTCCACCGATGGCCGCCAGATCGATGCGGCCGAGGGCTCCTCGACGGCCCTGCCGACGCTGGCGGACTACCCCCTGCACCTGCGCCAGGCCCTGATCGCCTCGGAGGATTCGCGCTTCGGCTGGAACAGCGGCATCGACCTGTTCGGCACCCTGCGCTCCCTGGTGCAGGGCACCGGCGGCGGCAGCGGCCTGGCCCAGCAGGTGGCCCGCATGGTCTACCCGGCCGTGGGCACCGACGTGTCGGTGGCCCGCAAGCTGCGGGAGCTGTGGGTGGCCTGGCAGCTGGAGGCGGGCTTCAGCAAGAACCGCATTCTCAAGATGTACCTCGACCGGGCCTACCTGGGCCTGGGCGCGGAAGGGTTCGAGCAGGCGGCCCAGCTCTATTTCCGCAAGTCGGCCAGCGCCTTGGATGTGGCGGAGTCGGCGTTCCTGGTGGGCCTGCTGCCGAGCCCCAACAGCTATAGCCCCTGCAACCGGGAGAACCCCACCTGGGGCAGGGAGCGCCGCGACCTGGTGCTGGGGCGGATGCACGCCGAGGGCTACCTCTCCGACCAGGCGCTGATCGACGCCCGCCGCCGACCGCTCAACATCGATCCCTCCGCCTGCGGCGCGTCCACCTATTCCAGTTATCCCTTCTTCAGCGACTATGTGATCGGCGAGCTGGAGGGGCGACGCTTCGCCCTCGACCTCAGCAGTGCGGAGGCCCGGGGCAACTACGCGGTGATCAGCAGCATCGATCCGCGCCTGCAGGCCATCGCCCAGAAGCAGTTGAAGGCGTTCCTCGAGGGGCCGGGGGGCCGGGCCGGGCTCACCCAGGGCGCGATGATCTCGATCGACTACGCCACCGGCGCGATCCTGGCCTACGTCGGCGGCGGCGACTACAGCCGCTCGAGCTTCGATCGGGTGCAGGCCCTGCGTCAGCCCGGATCCACCTTCAAGCTGTTCGCCTTCCTGGCGGCCCTGGAGGCGGGGGCGAAGCCCGGCGATGCCGTCTCCTGCGCCCCCCTGGCCTACGTGGCCGGCTGCCGGGGCGGGGGCGGCAGCACCAGCGTGGCGGCGGGCTTCGCCAGCTCCGAGAACGTGGTGGCCCTGCGGCTGGCCCAGCAGGCCGGCCTGGGCAAGGTGGTGGCCAAGGCCCGCCAGCTGGGCATCAGCACGCCCATGGAGGAGAGCTTCTCGATGGTGCTGGGCGGCAAGGAGACCTACCTCTACGAGCTGGCGGGGGCCTATGCCGTGGTGGCCAACGGCGGTCGCTCGGTGCCCCTGCACGGGGTGAAACGCATTTACGACCTGGGCATCTGCGGCTCGGTGCGGTCCCTGGACGACTGCCCCCCCAGCGGCGTCACCACACCGGTGGGCGAGCTGCCCCGTCAGCTGATCGAACCGGCGGTGGCCGCCGAGATGGATGCCCTGCTGCGGCAGGTGGTGAGCGGCGGCACCGGCCGCGCCGCCGGGGTGGTGACCGATGCCCGCGGCAAGACCGGCACCACCGACAACGGCGTCGATGTGCTGTTCGTGGGCTACTCCCCCTCCAGCCGCATCCTCACCGGCATCTGGATGGGCAATGACGACAACCGCCCCGCCCAGGCCGCCTCCGGCGCCCTGGTGGCCCAGTTGTGGGGGCAATACATGCGCGCCCTGGCGAGCTGA
- the atpC gene encoding ATP synthase F1 subunit epsilon yields the protein MTLTLRVLAPDQSVFDGTADEVILPGTTGQLGILTGHVSMLTALDSGVLRVREGGSWQSIALMGGFAEVVANEVTVLVNGAELGSSIDATAAQSDFEAAQQAASALEGSDPSPEKLKAQQALARARARLQASKAA from the coding sequence ATGACCCTTACCCTGCGCGTCCTCGCCCCCGATCAGAGCGTCTTCGACGGCACCGCCGACGAAGTGATCCTGCCCGGCACCACCGGCCAGCTCGGCATCCTCACCGGCCACGTCTCCATGCTCACCGCCCTCGACAGCGGTGTGCTGCGGGTGCGGGAGGGGGGCAGCTGGCAGTCGATCGCCCTGATGGGCGGCTTCGCCGAGGTGGTGGCCAATGAGGTCACCGTGCTCGTCAACGGTGCCGAGCTGGGCAGCAGCATCGATGCCACCGCCGCCCAAAGCGACTTCGAGGCGGCCCAGCAGGCCGCTTCGGCCCTGGAAGGTTCCGATCCCAGCCCCGAGAAGCTCAAGGCCCAGCAGGCCCTGGCCCGCGCCCGCGCCCGTCTTCAGGCCAGCAAGGCCGCCTGA